The following DNA comes from Chryseobacterium gallinarum.
CCAGGAAATTGCTTCAAACGAATCTCACTCAGAACCGGATCTTTATTTTGCCATGGCAAGAGGTTACCAGAAAAACGGATTGGATATCACGGCTATGGAAATGACAAAGTGGTTTGATACCAACTACCACTATATTGTCCCTGAATTTCAAAAAAACCAGCAGTTCAGATTGTTTTCCGATAAAATCATCAGTGAGTTTATCCGTGCAAAGGAAGCAGGAATGAATGCAAAGCCTGTTATAATCGGATTGCTTACCTATCTTCTTCTGGGTAAAGAAAAAGAAAATGGTTTTGACAAAATGGATTTAGCACAAAATCTATTGCCTGTTTATCTTGAAATCCTCCGGAAACTGGAAGCCTATGGTGCAGAATATGTTCAATTTGATGAACCTTTTTTAGCATTAGACCTGAATGAAAAAACAAAGGAGACCTATCAATGGGTTTACGATGAAATCAAAAAACAGTTTCCTAATCTTAAATTTATTGTAACTACTTATTTTGAGGGATTAAAGGACAATCTTTCCCTGGCCGTTTCTTTGCCAGCAGATGTTTTGCATATTGATCTCGTAAGATGTCCTGAACAATTGGATGAAGTCCTGCAAGCAATACCCGGTACTTTAAGCCTTTCACTAGGGATTGTAGACGGAAGGAATATATGGAAAAATGATTTCGAAAAATCATTGGCACTGATCAAAAAAGCAATCCATGAAATCGGTCCGGAAAGAGTATTGATTGCTCCATCCTGCTCATTACTCCACTCTCCTTTTGATCTTGACCTGGAGAAAAACGAAGCAATTTTATCGCCTGAAATCAAGCAATGGATGGCCTTTGCAAAACAGAAAGTAGATGAGATCGCTGTCTTAAAAAAACTGGCGTCAGGAAATCCCGATTATCACACGCTGCAGCTATTGGCCGAAAACAAAAAGGCACTGGAAAACCGTAAAGTTTCAGCACTGATTCACAACCAGGACGTGAAAAACCGTGTCGGAGCCATTACGGATGGAGATGCAAGAAGAAACAACCCTTTCGCGGTAAGGAAAGAAGTTCAGCAAAAAGTACTGCAGTTGCCATTATTTCCTACCACAACCATTGGTTCCTTCCCGCAAACCAGGGAAGTAAGAAACTGGAGGTCTCAATTCAAAAAGGGGGAACTTACAGCCGCTCATTATAACGAGCTGCTGAAAAAAGAAACGGAAAGAACCATCCGCTGGCAGGAAGAAATCGGAATTGATGTACTGGTTCACGGAGAATTTGAACGCAATGATATGGTAGAGTATTTCGGGGAACAGCTTGATGGGTTTGCATTTACCCAAAACGGATGGGTACAGAGTTATGGTAGCCGGTGTGTAAAACCACCTGTCATTTACGGAGATGTACACCGTCCTCATCCTATGACCATATACTGGTCACAATATGCTCAGTCTCTCACTCAAAAATGGGTAAAAGGAATGCTGACCGGGCCTGTTACCATTCTGCAGTGGTCTTTTGTGCGTGACGATCAGCCCCGTTCCCTGACCTGCAAGCAGATCGCCTTAGCTATCCGGGATGAGGTTAAAGATCTGGAAAAAGCGGGCATCAGAATCATCCAGATCGATGAGCCGGCTATCCGGGAGGGTCTTCCTTTAAGAAAATCTGAATGGCAAAATTATCTGAAATGGGCAGTAGAAGCCTTTAGGATTTCAGCAAGCGGTGTTGAAGATTCTACTCAGGTTCATACTCATATGTGTTATTCCGAATTTAACGATATTATTAAGGATATTGCCGATATGGATGCTGACGTGATTACCATAGAATGTTCCAGAAGCCAGATGGAATTATTAAATGCCTTCGCAGACTTTAAATATCCGAATGAAATAGGACCGGGAGTTTATGATATCCACTCACCCAGAGTGCCGTCCAAGGAGGAGATGCTGGAGCTGCTGAAAAAAGCCCAGGCTGTAATCCCCGCTCAGCAGCTTTGGGTAAACCCTGACTGTGGATTGAAAACCCGCCATTGGGAAGAGACTGAAAAAGCTCTTATTGCCATGGTAGAAGCTTCAAGAGAGGCCAGTGCGGTCTTTGCATA
Coding sequences within:
- the metE gene encoding 5-methyltetrahydropteroyltriglutamate--homocysteine S-methyltransferase, which encodes MQTHLLGYPRIGSNRELKKACEHYWADKISLNQLLETGKTISLQNWKLQQEAGIDLIPCNDFSYYDQVLDMTLTVGAIPERYQEIASNESHSEPDLYFAMARGYQKNGLDITAMEMTKWFDTNYHYIVPEFQKNQQFRLFSDKIISEFIRAKEAGMNAKPVIIGLLTYLLLGKEKENGFDKMDLAQNLLPVYLEILRKLEAYGAEYVQFDEPFLALDLNEKTKETYQWVYDEIKKQFPNLKFIVTTYFEGLKDNLSLAVSLPADVLHIDLVRCPEQLDEVLQAIPGTLSLSLGIVDGRNIWKNDFEKSLALIKKAIHEIGPERVLIAPSCSLLHSPFDLDLEKNEAILSPEIKQWMAFAKQKVDEIAVLKKLASGNPDYHTLQLLAENKKALENRKVSALIHNQDVKNRVGAITDGDARRNNPFAVRKEVQQKVLQLPLFPTTTIGSFPQTREVRNWRSQFKKGELTAAHYNELLKKETERTIRWQEEIGIDVLVHGEFERNDMVEYFGEQLDGFAFTQNGWVQSYGSRCVKPPVIYGDVHRPHPMTIYWSQYAQSLTQKWVKGMLTGPVTILQWSFVRDDQPRSLTCKQIALAIRDEVKDLEKAGIRIIQIDEPAIREGLPLRKSEWQNYLKWAVEAFRISASGVEDSTQVHTHMCYSEFNDIIKDIADMDADVITIECSRSQMELLNAFADFKYPNEIGPGVYDIHSPRVPSKEEMLELLKKAQAVIPAQQLWVNPDCGLKTRHWEETEKALIAMVEASREASAVFA